The following proteins are encoded in a genomic region of Tigriopus californicus strain San Diego chromosome 6, Tcal_SD_v2.1, whole genome shotgun sequence:
- the LOC131882824 gene encoding THAP domain-containing protein 1-like isoform X1 yields MVLRCAAKGCHTKHDGSIEQSFFKFPKQNLKLRQQWLDLLDIPDFVPKPTSSVCWKHFHPSAMKIKWNPNRDKNIRPRRRLVINAVPDYQGPYENQGTETSIWPDETCCLPTIPNDTEEPLEAEESEIFLPSGDAQARLDPISNVQLADSPLSFESEEFDNDKANGDEMGGSGQSFPDHAYAKSDSIPKQVTWRHACSKDDQIVDFRRKVKRLQDYLRNGERRIRMLKSDPKAEFL; encoded by the exons ATGGTTTTGAGATGCGCGGCCAAAGGATGCCATACCAAACATGATGGCTCTATTGAACAATCCTTCTTCAAGTTCCCAAAGCAGAATCTAAAATTGCGCCAACAATGGCTGGATCTGCTGGACATACCCGATTTTGTTCCCAAACCAACCTCGTCCGTTTGTTGGAAACATTTCCATCCATCTGCCATGAAGATCAAGTGGAATCCAAATCGGGATAAGAATATCCGCCCAAGAAGGAGATTGGTTATCAATGCTGTCCCGGATTATCAAGGACCTTATGAAAATCAAGGAACTGAAACGTCCATTTGGCCGGATGAGACGTGTTGCCTACcg ACAATTCCCAACGATACAGAAGAACCACTAGAG GCCGAGGAGTCAGAGATATTCCTTCCATCTGGAGATGCTCAG GCCAGGCTTGACCCAATAAGTAATGTCCAATTGGCAGACTCCCCGCTTTCTTTCGAATCAGAAGAG tTTGACAATGATAAGGCAAATGGGGACGAAATGGGCGGGTCTGGTCAATCCTTCCCAGATCATGCATATGCCAAATCGGATTCCATCCCCAAGCAAGTAACTTGGAGGCATGCCTGTTCCAAAGATGATCAAATTGTCGACTTTCGAAGGAAGGTCAAAAGACTCCAGGACTACCTGAGAAATGGCGAAAGACGGATAAGGATGTTGAAGTCGGACCCTAAGGCAGAGTTCCTTTGA
- the LOC131882827 gene encoding uncharacterized protein LOC131882827, whose product MMMRQIIPLSVILLAFVPAQVRFVKAMADTPEGCPVCECPEPTLQDSMPMGRSLEGEDNAPELWEEENTDYHILRVPKDMMFGWPYEGGNKRKRRSVGHGGPVGHGYGHGYPGHGYPSHGYPRHGYGHPYRHSPYGYNPYGYGYIHPYSKSGYKFFDNPYKSGELVTDKEYYQSQ is encoded by the exons ATGATGATGCGGCAGATCATTCCCCTGTCCGTGATCCTTTTGGCCTTTGTGCCCGCTCAAGTGCGTTTCGTTAAAGCCATGGCAGACACGCCCGAAGGCTGTCCAGTGTGTGAATGTCCAGAGCCAACCCTGCAAGACAGTATGCCCATGGGTCGCAGTTTAGAGGGCGAAGATAACGCCCCTGAGCTTTGGGAAGAAGAGAACACGGATTATCATATTCTAAGAGTGCCCAAAGACATGATGTTCGGATGGCCTTATGAGGGCGG TAACAAACGCAAACGGCGGTCGGTGGGCCATGGAGGACCAGTTGGACACGGTTATGGACACGGATACCCTGGTCATGGATACCCAAGTCATGGTTATCCCCGCCATGGATATGGACATCCTTACCGTCATTCGCCTTACGGGTATAATCCTTACGGCTATGGATATATTCATCCGTACAGCAAGAGCGGG TACAAGTTCTTTGACAACCCCTACAAGTCTGGAGAGCTGGTTACGGACAAGGAGTACTACCAATCACAATAG
- the LOC131882559 gene encoding calcium permeable stress-gated cation channel 1-like isoform X2 has protein sequence MEANDFKKCKLYNKNQSNPFHIEATYGGIPQNLVTNLIILSVLLATFLVLRKSAWKLLNKIVRKDDVERWTHIFFAFTDHLRHPRHSHHRSHLDETDGNPEASEEDPVDRVALQRQRSVGDSRTFGEWLKSIFVLPDEDIEDRCGSDALQYIRFIRYIILYLTIVGSLAIGVVLPLNFQGSLQGDVSSFEHTTLVNLDPDSEFLWVHVILSFVFFPLAIIVMRKFSVDVGFQDVSLEISRTVMIEKVPRYLCKREELERHFQEAFPGSEVREMKFAFNVNRLQSIHNELMDARSGMEYCQRHEALERPSFHVYAAPCSRCCICICCCFCAKQEALEYYTEEESRLHAEFETEKAAALQEPLGIVFVTFKSVNMSKKIYDSHRRGFFTLNFQPPRSSLSKILKPHQWKVTFAPPPDDIYWENLSAGRRFLYLKKIIINIGLFVITFFLTTPEYLVSQTDYIIQFFGQGLQLPAALVEFIPTLMLWGFTAFMPLLVSWSDRFLGHWTRSGENHAIMKKTFWYLLFMVVFLPTFGFTTAQASINFLFTENKNDTYRWECVFLPDSGAFFVNYIITAALVGTGLELVRFPELLFYCLQVCWSKSEADIPAIQRAMKYEFRFGEQYARMMLMFCMTMMYSLSCPLIVPFGWLYFVMKYFVDRHNLLYAYKPSKINKGVHSTAISFVILSTLVLLFFMMVFTVIRSGGLSELTLKSKAEIVLFLLAVNIFSAQLWSDTCKKFSPIEYLECTYLRESELHNREHIYLPDILKSTSEKYRQKESDLRAEEEEQAAKSMASQDSRIQIIHDEHGMSDNEMCMHLL, from the coding sequence ATGGAggcaaatgatttcaaaaagtgcaaactATACAACAAGAACCAGTCCAATCCATTCCACATTGAGGCGACTTATGGCGGAATCCCTCAAAATCTGGTGACAAACCTCATAATTTTGTCTGTTCTCCTGGCCACATTTCTCGTTCTCCGGAAATCGGCATGGAAACTCTTGAACAAGATTGTTCGGAAAGATGATGTGGAACGATGGACCCACATCTTCTTTGCCTTCACGGACCATCTCCGACACCCAAGACACAGTCATCATCGATCTCATCTGGATGAAACTGATGGTAACCCAGAGGCTAGTGAAGAAGATCCGGTGGATAGGGTGGCATTGCAACGTCAAAGATCAGTGGGCGACTCTCGCACCTTTGGAGAATGGCTCAAGTCAATTTTTGTTCTACCCGATGAGGATATTGAGGATCGTTGTGGGAGTGATGCTCTTCAATACATCCGTTTCATCCGTTATATCATTTTGTATCTCACCATTGTGGGCTCCTTGGCCATTGGTGTGGTCCTTCCTCTGAATTTTCAAGGCTCATTACAAGGAGATGTGAGTTCTTTCGAGCACACCACATTAGTCAACCTTGACCCAGACTCCGAGTTTTTGTGGGTCCATGTGATCCTCTCCTTTGTATTCTTTCCCTTGGCCATTATTGTGATGCGGAAATTTTCTGTGGATGTGGGGTTCCAGGATGTGAGTCTGGAGATCAGCCGCACAGTCATGATTGAGAAAGTCCCGCGATACCTTTGCAAACGGGAAGAACTTGAGAGACATTTTCAAGAGGCCTTTCCTGGATCAGAAGTTAGAGAAATGAAGTTTGCCTTCAATGTGAACAGACTCCAATCCATTCACAACGAGCTTATGGACGCCAGATCCGGGATGGAGTACTGTCAAAGACATGAGGCCCTTGAAAGACCCTCATTTCACGTTTATGCTGCACCATGCTCCCGATGTTGCATCTGCATATGTTGTTGCTTTTGCGCCAAACAGGAAGCCCTGGAATATTATACTGAAGAGGAGAGTCGCCTACATGCCGAATTTGAAACTGAGAAGGCAGCCGCCCTTCAAGAGCCCTTGGGCATTGTGTTTGTGACTTTTAAGTCTGTGAATATGTCCAAGAAAATCTACGATTCCCATCGGAGGGGGTTCTTCACTCTCAACTTTCAACCTCCAAGATCCTCTCTCAGCAAGATACTCAAGCCACACCAATGGAAAGTGACCTTTGCTCCTCCTCCTGATGACATTTATTGGGAAAACCTCAGTGCTGGCCGCAGATTCCTCTATCTCAAaaagatcatcatcaacattggCCTGTTTGTCATCACATTCTTCCTGACCACGCCTGAGTATTTGGTTAGTCAAACGGATTATATTATCCAATTCTTTGGCCAAGGTCTTCAACTCCCTGCAGCTTTGGTAGAATTCATCCCCACTCTCATGTTATGGGGATTTACGGCCTTTATGCCTCTGCTTGTATCCTGGAGTGATCGGTTCCTTGGCCATTGGACACGGTCAGGAGAGAACCACGCCATCATGAAGAAGACCTTCTGGTATCTCCTCTTCATGGTTGTTTTCTTGCCCACTTTCGGCTTCACCACCGCCCAAGCCAGCATCAACTTCTTGTTCACTGAAAATAAGAATGACACTTACCGCTGGGAATGCGTGTTCCTCCCAGACTCCGGCGCCTTCTTCGTCAACTACATCATCACAGCAGCTTTAGTAGGAACCGGTTTGGAACTAGTTCGATTCCCGGAGTTGTTGTTCTACTGTTTGCAAGTGTGCTGGTCCAAATCCGAGGCCGACATTCCTGCCATTCAAAGGGCCATGAAGTACGAGTTTCGCTTTGGTGAGCAATATGCCCGGATGATGCTCATGTTTTGTATGACCATGATGTACTCCCTCTCCTGTCCACTGATAGTACCCTTCGGGTGGCTCTATTTCGTCATGAAGTATTTTGTGGATCGTCACAACCTTTTGTACGCGTACAAGCCATCCAAGATCAACAAAGGGGTCCATTCCACAGCCATCAGCTTTGTGATCCTCTCCACGTTGGTCCTGCTGTTTTTCATGATGGTGTTCACCGTCATTCGAAGTGGAGGATTGTCGGAACTCACCCTCAAGTCCAAAGCTGAGATTGTCCTCTTCCTTCTGGCGGTGAATATCTTTTCGGCTCAGCTGTGGTCCGACACGTGCAAGAAGTTCAGTCCAATTGAATATTTGGAATGTACGTACTTAAGAGAGTCAGAGCTGCACAATCGAGAGCACATTTACTTGCCAGACATTCTGAAGTCCACGAGTGAGAAATACCGCCAAAAGGAGTCCGACCTTCGAGCGGAAGAGGAAGAGCAAGCCGCGAAATCCATGGCATCACAAGATTCCCGGattcaaatcattcatgatGAACATGGTATGAGTGACAACGAAATGTGCATGCACCTCCTCTGA
- the LOC131882826 gene encoding uncharacterized protein LOC131882826: protein MLKWSVPFVLLVSNVILIHSSKSSKCSKTELAQFSNEYEQCHGRALQKLKTGTTMLAKRFTNPDEMASEKHKMICNALQSLIEDCTVILGWCYTSSEVEVTKEKQKVLLQHALLKMFPDFEVQECLNYETPTAELPMPKSPEPVAVQKASQEPRTSGTSQILPITFVTIIGLTASSVILNA, encoded by the exons ATGTTGAAGTGGTCAGTGCCATTCGTGCTTTTGGTGTCCAATGTGATTTTGATCCATTCGTCGAAATCGTCCAAGTGTTCAAAGACGGAGTTAGCTCAGTTCTCGAATGAATATGAGCAATGCCATGGACGGGCTCTTCAAAAACTCAAGACTGGCACGACCATGTTGGCTAAAAGATTCACCAATCCAGATGAGATGGC ATCTGAGAAGCACAAGATGATCTGCAATGCCCTTCAGTCATTAATCGAGGATTGCACCGTGATCCTTGGTTGGTGCTACACATCCTCAGAGGTTGAAGTCACGAAAGAGAAGCAAAAGGTCCTGTTACAACATGCACTTCTGAAAATGTTCCCAGATTTTGAAGTCCAAGAGTGCCTTAATTATGAAACTCCTACTGCCGAGTTGCCCATGCCCAAGTCACCTGAACCAGTGGCTGTCCAGAAGGCGTCTCAAGAACCAAGGACAAGTGGAACTAGTCAAATTCTACCAATTACATTCGTCACCATTATTGGCTTGACTGCCTCTTCTGTCATTCTGAATGCCTGA
- the LOC131882559 gene encoding calcium permeable stress-gated cation channel 1-like isoform X1: MEANDFKKCKLYNKNQSNPFHIEATYGGIPQNLVTNLIILSVLLATFLVLRKSAWKLLNKIVRKDDVERWTHIFFAFTDHLRHPRHSHHRSHLDETDGNPEASEEDPVDRVALQRQRSVGDSRTFGEWLKSIFVLPDEDIEDRCGSDALQYIRFIRYIILYLTIVGSLAIGVVLPLNFQGSLQGDVSSFEHTTLVNLDPDSEFLWVHVILSFVFFPLAIIVMRKFSVDVGFQDVSLEISRTVMIEKVPRYLCKREELERHFQEAFPGSEVREMKFAFNVNRLQSIHNELMDARSGMEYCQRHEALERPSFHVYAAPCSRCCICICCCFCAKQEALEYYTEEESRLHAEFETEKAAALQEPLGIVFVTFKSVNMSKKIYDSHRRGFFTLNFQPPRSSLSKILKPHQWKVTFAPPPDDIYWENLSAGRRFLYLKKIIINIGLFVITFFLTTPEYLVSQTDYIIQFFGQGLQLPAALVEFIPTLMLWGFTAFMPLLVSWSDRFLGHWTRSGENHAIMKKTFWYLLFMVVFLPTFGFTTAQASINFLFTENKNDTYRWECVFLPDSGAFFVNYIITAALVGTGLELVRFPELLFYCLQVCWSKSEADIPAIQRAMKYEFRFGEQYARMMLMFCMTMMYSLSCPLIVPFGWLYFVMKYFVDRHNLLYAYKPSKINKGVHSTAISFVILSTLVLLFFMMVFTVIRSGGLSELTLKSKAEIVLFLLAVNIFSAQLWSDTCKKFSPIEYLECTYLRESELHNREHIYLPDILKSTSEKYRQKESDLRAEEEEQAAKSMASQDSRIQIIHDEHGNVREIQEVSSDENVETGDQAI, translated from the exons ATGGAggcaaatgatttcaaaaagtgcaaactATACAACAAGAACCAGTCCAATCCATTCCACATTGAGGCGACTTATGGCGGAATCCCTCAAAATCTGGTGACAAACCTCATAATTTTGTCTGTTCTCCTGGCCACATTTCTCGTTCTCCGGAAATCGGCATGGAAACTCTTGAACAAGATTGTTCGGAAAGATGATGTGGAACGATGGACCCACATCTTCTTTGCCTTCACGGACCATCTCCGACACCCAAGACACAGTCATCATCGATCTCATCTGGATGAAACTGATGGTAACCCAGAGGCTAGTGAAGAAGATCCGGTGGATAGGGTGGCATTGCAACGTCAAAGATCAGTGGGCGACTCTCGCACCTTTGGAGAATGGCTCAAGTCAATTTTTGTTCTACCCGATGAGGATATTGAGGATCGTTGTGGGAGTGATGCTCTTCAATACATCCGTTTCATCCGTTATATCATTTTGTATCTCACCATTGTGGGCTCCTTGGCCATTGGTGTGGTCCTTCCTCTGAATTTTCAAGGCTCATTACAAGGAGATGTGAGTTCTTTCGAGCACACCACATTAGTCAACCTTGACCCAGACTCCGAGTTTTTGTGGGTCCATGTGATCCTCTCCTTTGTATTCTTTCCCTTGGCCATTATTGTGATGCGGAAATTTTCTGTGGATGTGGGGTTCCAGGATGTGAGTCTGGAGATCAGCCGCACAGTCATGATTGAGAAAGTCCCGCGATACCTTTGCAAACGGGAAGAACTTGAGAGACATTTTCAAGAGGCCTTTCCTGGATCAGAAGTTAGAGAAATGAAGTTTGCCTTCAATGTGAACAGACTCCAATCCATTCACAACGAGCTTATGGACGCCAGATCCGGGATGGAGTACTGTCAAAGACATGAGGCCCTTGAAAGACCCTCATTTCACGTTTATGCTGCACCATGCTCCCGATGTTGCATCTGCATATGTTGTTGCTTTTGCGCCAAACAGGAAGCCCTGGAATATTATACTGAAGAGGAGAGTCGCCTACATGCCGAATTTGAAACTGAGAAGGCAGCCGCCCTTCAAGAGCCCTTGGGCATTGTGTTTGTGACTTTTAAGTCTGTGAATATGTCCAAGAAAATCTACGATTCCCATCGGAGGGGGTTCTTCACTCTCAACTTTCAACCTCCAAGATCCTCTCTCAGCAAGATACTCAAGCCACACCAATGGAAAGTGACCTTTGCTCCTCCTCCTGATGACATTTATTGGGAAAACCTCAGTGCTGGCCGCAGATTCCTCTATCTCAAaaagatcatcatcaacattggCCTGTTTGTCATCACATTCTTCCTGACCACGCCTGAGTATTTGGTTAGTCAAACGGATTATATTATCCAATTCTTTGGCCAAGGTCTTCAACTCCCTGCAGCTTTGGTAGAATTCATCCCCACTCTCATGTTATGGGGATTTACGGCCTTTATGCCTCTGCTTGTATCCTGGAGTGATCGGTTCCTTGGCCATTGGACACGGTCAGGAGAGAACCACGCCATCATGAAGAAGACCTTCTGGTATCTCCTCTTCATGGTTGTTTTCTTGCCCACTTTCGGCTTCACCACCGCCCAAGCCAGCATCAACTTCTTGTTCACTGAAAATAAGAATGACACTTACCGCTGGGAATGCGTGTTCCTCCCAGACTCCGGCGCCTTCTTCGTCAACTACATCATCACAGCAGCTTTAGTAGGAACCGGTTTGGAACTAGTTCGATTCCCGGAGTTGTTGTTCTACTGTTTGCAAGTGTGCTGGTCCAAATCCGAGGCCGACATTCCTGCCATTCAAAGGGCCATGAAGTACGAGTTTCGCTTTGGTGAGCAATATGCCCGGATGATGCTCATGTTTTGTATGACCATGATGTACTCCCTCTCCTGTCCACTGATAGTACCCTTCGGGTGGCTCTATTTCGTCATGAAGTATTTTGTGGATCGTCACAACCTTTTGTACGCGTACAAGCCATCCAAGATCAACAAAGGGGTCCATTCCACAGCCATCAGCTTTGTGATCCTCTCCACGTTGGTCCTGCTGTTTTTCATGATGGTGTTCACCGTCATTCGAAGTGGAGGATTGTCGGAACTCACCCTCAAGTCCAAAGCTGAGATTGTCCTCTTCCTTCTGGCGGTGAATATCTTTTCGGCTCAGCTGTGGTCCGACACGTGCAAGAAGTTCAGTCCAATTGAATATTTGGAATGTACGTACTTAAGAGAGTCAGAGCTGCACAATCGAGAGCACATTTACTTGCCAGACATTCTGAAGTCCACGAGTGAGAAATACCGCCAAAAGGAGTCCGACCTTCGAGCGGAAGAGGAAGAGCAAGCCGCGAAATCCATGGCATCACAAGATTCCCGGattcaaatcattcatgatGAACATG GCAATGTTCGCGAAATTCAAGAGGTATCGTCGGATGAAAACGTTGAAACTGGAGATCAAGCTATTTAA
- the LOC131882559 gene encoding calcium permeable stress-gated cation channel 1-like isoform X3 → MEANDFKKCKLYNKNQSNPFHIEATYGGIPQNLVTNLIILSVLLATFLVLRKSAWKLLNKIVRKDDVERWTHIFFAFTDHLRHPRHSHHRSHLDETDGNPEASEEDPVDRVALQRQRSVGDSRTFGEWLKSIFVLPDEDIEDRCGSDALQYIRFIRYIILYLTIVGSLAIGVVLPLNFQGSLQGDVSSFEHTTLVNLDPDSEFLWVHVILSFVFFPLAIIVMRKFSVDVGFQDVSLEISRTVMIEKVPRYLCKREELERHFQEAFPGSEVREMKFAFNVNRLQSIHNELMDARSGMEYCQRHEALERPSFHVYAAPCSRCCICICCCFCAKQEALEYYTEEESRLHAEFETEKAAALQEPLGIVFVTFKSVNMSKKIYDSHRRGFFTLNFQPPRSSLSKILKPHQWKVTFAPPPDDIYWENLSAGRRFLYLKKIIINIGLFVITFFLTTPEYLVSQTDYIIQFFGQGLQLPAALVEFIPTLMLWGFTAFMPLLVSWSDRFLGHWTRSGENHAIMKKTFWYLLFMVVFLPTFGFTTAQASINFLFTENKNDTYRWECVFLPDSGAFFVNYIITAALVGTGLELVRFPELLFYCLQVCWSKSEADIPAIQRAMKYEFRFVPFGWLYFVMKYFVDRHNLLYAYKPSKINKGVHSTAISFVILSTLVLLFFMMVFTVIRSGGLSELTLKSKAEIVLFLLAVNIFSAQLWSDTCKKFSPIEYLECTYLRESELHNREHIYLPDILKSTSEKYRQKESDLRAEEEEQAAKSMASQDSRIQIIHDEHGNVREIQEVSSDENVETGDQAI, encoded by the exons ATGGAggcaaatgatttcaaaaagtgcaaactATACAACAAGAACCAGTCCAATCCATTCCACATTGAGGCGACTTATGGCGGAATCCCTCAAAATCTGGTGACAAACCTCATAATTTTGTCTGTTCTCCTGGCCACATTTCTCGTTCTCCGGAAATCGGCATGGAAACTCTTGAACAAGATTGTTCGGAAAGATGATGTGGAACGATGGACCCACATCTTCTTTGCCTTCACGGACCATCTCCGACACCCAAGACACAGTCATCATCGATCTCATCTGGATGAAACTGATGGTAACCCAGAGGCTAGTGAAGAAGATCCGGTGGATAGGGTGGCATTGCAACGTCAAAGATCAGTGGGCGACTCTCGCACCTTTGGAGAATGGCTCAAGTCAATTTTTGTTCTACCCGATGAGGATATTGAGGATCGTTGTGGGAGTGATGCTCTTCAATACATCCGTTTCATCCGTTATATCATTTTGTATCTCACCATTGTGGGCTCCTTGGCCATTGGTGTGGTCCTTCCTCTGAATTTTCAAGGCTCATTACAAGGAGATGTGAGTTCTTTCGAGCACACCACATTAGTCAACCTTGACCCAGACTCCGAGTTTTTGTGGGTCCATGTGATCCTCTCCTTTGTATTCTTTCCCTTGGCCATTATTGTGATGCGGAAATTTTCTGTGGATGTGGGGTTCCAGGATGTGAGTCTGGAGATCAGCCGCACAGTCATGATTGAGAAAGTCCCGCGATACCTTTGCAAACGGGAAGAACTTGAGAGACATTTTCAAGAGGCCTTTCCTGGATCAGAAGTTAGAGAAATGAAGTTTGCCTTCAATGTGAACAGACTCCAATCCATTCACAACGAGCTTATGGACGCCAGATCCGGGATGGAGTACTGTCAAAGACATGAGGCCCTTGAAAGACCCTCATTTCACGTTTATGCTGCACCATGCTCCCGATGTTGCATCTGCATATGTTGTTGCTTTTGCGCCAAACAGGAAGCCCTGGAATATTATACTGAAGAGGAGAGTCGCCTACATGCCGAATTTGAAACTGAGAAGGCAGCCGCCCTTCAAGAGCCCTTGGGCATTGTGTTTGTGACTTTTAAGTCTGTGAATATGTCCAAGAAAATCTACGATTCCCATCGGAGGGGGTTCTTCACTCTCAACTTTCAACCTCCAAGATCCTCTCTCAGCAAGATACTCAAGCCACACCAATGGAAAGTGACCTTTGCTCCTCCTCCTGATGACATTTATTGGGAAAACCTCAGTGCTGGCCGCAGATTCCTCTATCTCAAaaagatcatcatcaacattggCCTGTTTGTCATCACATTCTTCCTGACCACGCCTGAGTATTTGGTTAGTCAAACGGATTATATTATCCAATTCTTTGGCCAAGGTCTTCAACTCCCTGCAGCTTTGGTAGAATTCATCCCCACTCTCATGTTATGGGGATTTACGGCCTTTATGCCTCTGCTTGTATCCTGGAGTGATCGGTTCCTTGGCCATTGGACACGGTCAGGAGAGAACCACGCCATCATGAAGAAGACCTTCTGGTATCTCCTCTTCATGGTTGTTTTCTTGCCCACTTTCGGCTTCACCACCGCCCAAGCCAGCATCAACTTCTTGTTCACTGAAAATAAGAATGACACTTACCGCTGGGAATGCGTGTTCCTCCCAGACTCCGGCGCCTTCTTCGTCAACTACATCATCACAGCAGCTTTAGTAGGAACCGGTTTGGAACTAGTTCGATTCCCGGAGTTGTTGTTCTACTGTTTGCAAGTGTGCTGGTCCAAATCCGAGGCCGACATTCCTGCCATTCAAAGGGCCATGAAGTACGAGTTTCGCTTTG TACCCTTCGGGTGGCTCTATTTCGTCATGAAGTATTTTGTGGATCGTCACAACCTTTTGTACGCGTACAAGCCATCCAAGATCAACAAAGGGGTCCATTCCACAGCCATCAGCTTTGTGATCCTCTCCACGTTGGTCCTGCTGTTTTTCATGATGGTGTTCACCGTCATTCGAAGTGGAGGATTGTCGGAACTCACCCTCAAGTCCAAAGCTGAGATTGTCCTCTTCCTTCTGGCGGTGAATATCTTTTCGGCTCAGCTGTGGTCCGACACGTGCAAGAAGTTCAGTCCAATTGAATATTTGGAATGTACGTACTTAAGAGAGTCAGAGCTGCACAATCGAGAGCACATTTACTTGCCAGACATTCTGAAGTCCACGAGTGAGAAATACCGCCAAAAGGAGTCCGACCTTCGAGCGGAAGAGGAAGAGCAAGCCGCGAAATCCATGGCATCACAAGATTCCCGGattcaaatcattcatgatGAACATG GCAATGTTCGCGAAATTCAAGAGGTATCGTCGGATGAAAACGTTGAAACTGGAGATCAAGCTATTTAA
- the LOC131882824 gene encoding THAP domain-containing protein 1-like isoform X2 has translation MVLRCAAKGCHTKHDGSIEQSFFKFPKQNLKLRQQWLDLLDIPDFVPKPTSSVCWKHFHPSAMKIKWNPNRDKNIRPRRRLVINAVPDYQGPYENQGTETSIWPDETCCLPTIPNDTEEPLEAEESEIFLPSGDAQDEEIMRLKKQAHRLQVAIKRRERRIQLIKKDHQIRSDLSGSDIPPYRKRKLESINN, from the exons ATGGTTTTGAGATGCGCGGCCAAAGGATGCCATACCAAACATGATGGCTCTATTGAACAATCCTTCTTCAAGTTCCCAAAGCAGAATCTAAAATTGCGCCAACAATGGCTGGATCTGCTGGACATACCCGATTTTGTTCCCAAACCAACCTCGTCCGTTTGTTGGAAACATTTCCATCCATCTGCCATGAAGATCAAGTGGAATCCAAATCGGGATAAGAATATCCGCCCAAGAAGGAGATTGGTTATCAATGCTGTCCCGGATTATCAAGGACCTTATGAAAATCAAGGAACTGAAACGTCCATTTGGCCGGATGAGACGTGTTGCCTACcg ACAATTCCCAACGATACAGAAGAACCACTAGAG GCCGAGGAGTCAGAGATATTCCTTCCATCTGGAGATGCTCAG GACGAGGAAATTATGCGACTTAAGAAACAGGCCCATAGGCTCCAAGTGGCAATCAAGCGGCGGGAAAGAAGAATTCAGCTCATCAAAAAGGATCACCAGATTCGGTCAGACTTGTCAGGCTCCGACATTCCTCCTTACCGCAAAAGGAAGCTCGAATCTATTAATAATTAA